A window of Salvelinus alpinus chromosome 31, SLU_Salpinus.1, whole genome shotgun sequence contains these coding sequences:
- the LOC139561899 gene encoding dehydrogenase/reductase SDR family member 4-like isoform X1 — MLRCFVSRCLLTNPVAGQTRKMSGGSLAGSQSSLAGKVAIVTASTDGIGLAAAQALGQRGAHVVVSSRRQSNVDKAVALLQSEKIQVTGTTCNVGKSEDRERLVNMTVEHCGGIDILVSNAAVNPFFGNIMDSTAAVWDKILDVNVKAAFLMTQLVVPHMEKRGGGSVVFVSSVAGYQPMQALGPYSVSKTALLGLTRALAPELAQSHIRVNCVAPGVIKTRFSQALWQDEDIVDEFKKQLSIKRLPSTSFLGVGEPEEIGGVIAFLCSKDASYITGETITVTGGMSCRL, encoded by the exons ATGCTGAGGTGTTTTGTTAGCAGGTGCCTTTTGACCAATCCTGTCGCAGGTCAAACAAGAAAGATGTCTGGGGGCAGTCTTGCCGGGTCTCAAAGCAGTCTTGCAGGGAAGGTTGCCATAGTGACTGCCTCCACTGATGG AATTGGTCTGGCTGCAGCTCAGGCTCTCGGTCAGAGAGGGGCTCACGTTGTGGTGAGCAGCAGACGTCAGTCCAACGTGGACAAGGCCGTGGCACTACTGCAGAGTGAGAAGATACAAGTGACCGGGACGACTTGCAACGTTGGGAAAAGTGAAGACAGAGAAAGACTGGTTAACATG ACAGTGGAACATTGTGGAGGTATAGACATCCTGGTCTCGAACGCAGCAGTCAACCCTTTCTTTGGAAACATCATGGACTCCACAGCAGCAGTCTGGGATAAG ATCCTGGATGTGAATGTTAAGGCAGCCTTTCTTATGACCCAACTGGTGGTGCCTCACATGgagaagagggg GGGCGGGAGTGTTGTGTTTGTGTCCTCTGTCGCCGGCTACCAGCCTATGCAG GCCCTGGGTCCTTACAGTGTGAGTAAGACGGCCCTATTAGGACTAACCAGAGCCTTGGCCCCTGAACTGGCCCAGAGCCACATCCGGGTCAACTGTGTGGCCCCCGGCGTCATCAAGACCCGCTTCAGCCAAGCA TTGTGGCAGGACGAAGACATTGTGGACGAGTTCAAGAAGCAGCTTAGCATTAAAAGGTTGCCTTCAACTTCATTCTTAGG GGTTGGGGAGCCAGAGGAGATCGGTGGAGTGATCGCCTTCCTGTGCTCTAAGGACGCGTCCTACATCACTGGAGAGACCATCACTGTGACTGGAGGAATGAGCTGCAGGTTGTGA
- the LOC139561899 gene encoding dehydrogenase/reductase SDR family member 4-like isoform X2 encodes MSPSGEGLRNWIRPSCGKAHIFEDGETEYYSSAFSTSLGRLWVMLRCFVSRCLLTNPVAGQTRKMSGGSLAGSQSSLAGKVAIVTASTDGIGLAAAQALGQRGAHVVVSSRRQSNVDKAVALLQSEKIQVTGTTCNVGKSEDRERLVNMTVEHCGGIDILVSNAAVNPFFGNIMDSTAAVWDKILDVNVKAAFLMTQLVVPHMEKRGGGSVVFVSSVAGYQPMQALGPYSVSKTALLGLTRALAPELAQSHIRVNCVAPGVIKTRFSQALWQDEDIVDEFKKQLSIKRVGEPEEIGGVIAFLCSKDASYITGETITVTGGMSCRL; translated from the exons ATGTCTCCCTCCGGAGAAGGACTACGTAATTGGATACGACCCTCTTGCGGTAAAGCGCACATTTTTGAGGATGGAGAAACCGAATATTACAGCTCCGCCTTCAGCACTTCACTCGGGAGACTCTGG GTAATGCTGAGGTGTTTTGTTAGCAGGTGCCTTTTGACCAATCCTGTCGCAGGTCAAACAAGAAAGATGTCTGGGGGCAGTCTTGCCGGGTCTCAAAGCAGTCTTGCAGGGAAGGTTGCCATAGTGACTGCCTCCACTGATGG AATTGGTCTGGCTGCAGCTCAGGCTCTCGGTCAGAGAGGGGCTCACGTTGTGGTGAGCAGCAGACGTCAGTCCAACGTGGACAAGGCCGTGGCACTACTGCAGAGTGAGAAGATACAAGTGACCGGGACGACTTGCAACGTTGGGAAAAGTGAAGACAGAGAAAGACTGGTTAACATG ACAGTGGAACATTGTGGAGGTATAGACATCCTGGTCTCGAACGCAGCAGTCAACCCTTTCTTTGGAAACATCATGGACTCCACAGCAGCAGTCTGGGATAAG ATCCTGGATGTGAATGTTAAGGCAGCCTTTCTTATGACCCAACTGGTGGTGCCTCACATGgagaagagggg GGGCGGGAGTGTTGTGTTTGTGTCCTCTGTCGCCGGCTACCAGCCTATGCAG GCCCTGGGTCCTTACAGTGTGAGTAAGACGGCCCTATTAGGACTAACCAGAGCCTTGGCCCCTGAACTGGCCCAGAGCCACATCCGGGTCAACTGTGTGGCCCCCGGCGTCATCAAGACCCGCTTCAGCCAAGCA TTGTGGCAGGACGAAGACATTGTGGACGAGTTCAAGAAGCAGCTTAGCATTAAAAG GGTTGGGGAGCCAGAGGAGATCGGTGGAGTGATCGCCTTCCTGTGCTCTAAGGACGCGTCCTACATCACTGGAGAGACCATCACTGTGACTGGAGGAATGAGCTGCAGGTTGTGA
- the LOC139561895 gene encoding breast cancer anti-estrogen resistance protein 1-like — protein sequence MSLSTVLAKALFDNAAESPEELAFRKGDILMVLEQEQGGGPGWWLCSLHGRQGIAPANRLRLLHTAPGSDLRPPSRAPSEDSVYLSPGPLARTAVSTEDIGGVYRTPPSLGEALYQSPGAVPVASRPEVLRQAEVGGRPRSRSSSGTRPLPDWDGGVTGRPRSPSLRGRDADSAGTLYQTPSTPTLLGPQQHRSAGGLTGAPGPENVYLAPSGMPRAVGLVPEGPEDDNTYLVPRETVVAAGHSDGCYLVPRGTVLPSEEFYQTPTGLAAGVAVATQVTPIATRILETQSLTPSQVNGDRGAPLKPLSPSSKLAQDTPGMMYQTPTHVGAGILRTPPVPALGSPKPQLKGVTPKTPGTPRGQSGVPSTAPIARGKLAPATPVRGSPLLARPGQGQGRVPRSPNFARKPPPPAPPVRGVTRKDLPQSGTPVSTSKPALSTPQSTPVPLQQESKDGRMTSDEKKTNGQNKKGEGREYADPDDENLDEQVYDTPPSSRWQRPAPAALCDDENIYNTPRSLPPHTDLESEVYNVPTIILSTSSDPQQQTYNVQASVTTAESEEDVYSVPSLPGLPLAPGDMSTIIPLEETEHGQVYSVPGPGKRAPLGLGEGSDLGSTSEPDCGIYNMPALTLDVLPSSAMSTSSSTHRLSVSSNGSGDIQWRTSLSSLVQSVLSTASGAPASSRDLATSLAEILSVWKLSQPSEVPPSLQLAWARLSDLLPALSAGGHAPPSDTLLSMVQRALEDSTILLQTQGRPRLPSQDSLSRRPLPALPVAENKPVGSGMGPRKSSWIQERPLPPTPQPAFPLPLAQPSMTMSITVGQSDGEEEMGNEYAGIGLTPAPAPLPVGDSVGYVKLQGKPEPPSDVQTENGSNQTVHTTEPRLSPSPPLPISLSLEDSELLSFYSSQSLSHLSCLADSIDVLFNSVQGNQPPRVFVSRGKSLIVTAHKLVFIGDTLSRLLTSPDLRAKVTTSGGRLCQALKAVVVATKGAAQNYPSVSATQEMVDRVAELSQHAAGFSSLLKRLAEIS from the exons ATGTCCCTCTCT ACGGTGCTGGCGAAGGCCCTGTTTGACAATGCAGCAGAGAGCCCTGAGGAGCTGGCCTTCCGGAAGGGGGACATCCTGATGGTTCTAGAACAGGAGCAGGGAGGCGGTCCTGGCTGGTGGCTCTGCTCCCTCCACGGGCGCCAGGGCATCGCCCCCGCCAACCGCCTCCGCCTCCTCCACACCGCCCCGGGGTCTGACCTCCGACCCCCCAGCCGCGCCCCCAGCGAAGACTCCGTGTACCTCTCCCCTGGCCCCCTGGCCCGCACAGCAGTCTCCACGGAGGACATAGGCGGCGTCTACCGCACCCCACCTAGCCTGGGGGAGGCCCTGTACCAGAGCCCAGGGGCGGTGCCTGTCGCCTCTAGACCAGAGGTCCTCCGACAGGCCGAGGTAGGGGGTCGCCCGCGCTCCCGCTCCAGCTCTGGCACACGCCCCCTACCCGATTGGGACGGGGGGGTGACGGGGCGCCCGCGCTCGCCCTCCCTCCGAGGCAGAGATGCAGACTCAGCTGGGACTCTTTACCAgaccccctccacccccacactTCTTGGGCCCCAGCAACACAGATCAGCAGGGGGTCTGACTGGAGCCCCTGGCCCAGAGAATGTCTACCTGGCCCCCAGTGGGATGCCCCGGGCTGTGGGTCTAGTTCCAGAGGGGCCAGAGGATGACAACACCTACCTTGTCCCCAGGGAGACTGTAGTGGCTGCAGGCCACTCTGACGGCTGTTACCTGGTCCCCAGAGGTACCGTACTGCCCAGCGAGGAGTTCTACCAGACCCCCACAGGATTGGCAGCAGGGGTGGCCGTGGCGACCCAGGTTACCCCCATCGCTACCAGGATCCTGGAGACTCAGAGCCTCACCCCTTCACAGGTCAACGGGGACAGGGGGGCCCCCCTCAAGCCCCTCAGCCCTAGTTCCAAACTGGCACAGGACACCCCTGGGATGATGTACCAGACTCCCACCCATGTGGGAGCAGGGATTCTCAGGACTCCACCCGTCCCTGCACTGGGATCCCCCAAACCTCAGCTGAAAGGCGTGACCCCCAAAACCCCAGGAACCCCCAGAGGTCAGAGTGGTGTGCCCTCCACCGCTCCCATCGCCAGGGGGAAGCTAGCTCCAGCTACCCCCGTCAGGGGGTCCCCCTTGCTGGCCAGACCAGGACAGGGACAAGGCAGAGTGCCCAGGTCACCAAACTTTGCCCGTAAGCCCCCTCCTCCAGCCCCTCCAGTGAGGGGGGTCACCAGAAAAGACTTGCCCCAGTCTGGAACCCCTGTGTCCACCTCTAAGCCGGCCCTCTCCACCCCCCAGTCGACTCCTGTACCCTTGCAGCAGGAGAGCAAAGATGGGAGGATGACGTCGGATGAAAAGAAGACGAACGGGCAGAATAAGAAAGGAGAGGGCAGGGAGTATGCAGATCCTGATGACGAGAACCTCGACGAACAG GTGTATGATACTCCTCCCAGCAGTAGGTGGCAGCGGCCAGCCCCAGCAGCGCTGTGTGACGACGAGAACATCTACAACACCCCCCGctccctccccccacacactgacctAGAGTCAGAG GTGTACAATGTTCCCACTATAATACTCAGCACGTCATCAGACCCCCAGCAGCAGACCTACAACGTCCAAGCGTCTGTTACAACTGCTGAATCAGAGGAGGACGTTTACAGCGTTCCCTCCCTTCCTGGCCTACCCCTGGCCCCGGGGGACATGTCCACCATCATCCCCCTGGAGGAGACGGAGCACGGCCAGGTCTACTCTGTCCCCGGCCCAGGGAAGAGAGCGCCGCTGGGGCTGGGTGAGGGCAGCGACTTGGGCTCCACCTCCGAGCCGGACTGTGGCATCTACAACATGCCTGCTCTCACCCTTGACGTCTTGCCCTCTTCGGCGATGTCAACGTCGTCTTCCACACACAGGTTATCTGTATCCAGTAATGGGTCTGGTGACATCCAATGGAGAACCTCACTTTCCAGCCTTGTCCAATCGGTGCTGAGCACTGCCTCGGGTGCACCCGCCTCCTCAAGGGACCTGGCTACCTCATTGGCTGAGATCCTGTCCGTCTGGAAGTTGAGTCAACCCAGCgaggtccctccctctctccaactgGCTTGGGCCCGCCTCTCAGATCTACTTCCTGCTTTGTCTGCCGGTGGCCACGCCCCTCCGTCAGACACCCTGCTCTCTATGGTCCAACGGGCGCTGGAGGACTCCACCATCCTGTTACAGACCCAGGGGCGGCCCCGCCTCCCTTCCCAGGACTCCCTGTCCCGGAGACCCCTACCAGCCCTTCCCGTAGCGGAGAACAAACCCGTAGGGAGTGGTATGGGACCACGCAAGAGTAGCTGGATCCAGGAAAGGCCCTTACCCCCGACCCCGCAGCCAGCGTTCCCCCTGCCCCTCGCACAACCCTCCATGACCATGTCCATCACGGTAGGgcagagcgatggagaggaagagatggggaaCGAGTACGCTGGGATAGGTCTGACTCCTGCCCCGGCACCACTTCCTGTTGGAGACAGTGTGGGATACGTGAAGCTGCAG GGAAAGCCAGAGCCTCCATCAGATGTCCAGACAGAGAATGGGTCAAACCAGACTGTCCACACCACAGAGCCTAGG ttgagcccctcccctcctctgcccatctctctctctctggaggacTCTGAGCTGCTGTCCTTCTACTCGTCTCAGAGCCTGTCCCACCTCTCCTGTCTGGCCGACTCCATCGACGTGCTCTTCAACAGTGTGCAGGGGAACCAGCCTCCCCGCGTCTTCGTTTCCCGGGGGAAGAGTTTGATCGTGACGGCGCACAAGCTGGTGTTCATCGGGGACACGCTCTCCCGCCTCCTGACCTCTCCTGACCTCCGAGCAAAG gtcACAACCTCAGGGGGGCGTCTGTGTCAGGCCCTGAAGGCCGTCGTCGTGGCTACAAAGGGGGCAGCACAAAACTATCCATCGGTCTCTGCCACCCAGGAAATGGTGGACCGCGTGGCAGAGCTGTCCCAGCATGCCGCAGGATTCTCCAGCCTGCTAAAGCGCCTCGCAGAGATATCTTGA
- the LOC139561899 gene encoding dehydrogenase/reductase SDR family member 4-like isoform X3, which produces MLRCFVSRCLLTNPVAGQTRKMSGGSLAGSQSSLAGKVAIVTASTDGIGLAAAQALGQRGAHVVVSSRRQSNVDKAVALLQSEKIQVTGTTCNVGKSEDRERLVNMTVEHCGGIDILVSNAAVNPFFGNIMDSTAAVWDKILDVNVKAAFLMTQLVVPHMEKRGGGSVVFVSSVAGYQPMQALGPYSVSKTALLGLTRALAPELAQSHIRVNCVAPGVIKTRFSQALWQDEDIVDEFKKQLSIKRVGEPEEIGGVIAFLCSKDASYITGETITVTGGMSCRL; this is translated from the exons ATGCTGAGGTGTTTTGTTAGCAGGTGCCTTTTGACCAATCCTGTCGCAGGTCAAACAAGAAAGATGTCTGGGGGCAGTCTTGCCGGGTCTCAAAGCAGTCTTGCAGGGAAGGTTGCCATAGTGACTGCCTCCACTGATGG AATTGGTCTGGCTGCAGCTCAGGCTCTCGGTCAGAGAGGGGCTCACGTTGTGGTGAGCAGCAGACGTCAGTCCAACGTGGACAAGGCCGTGGCACTACTGCAGAGTGAGAAGATACAAGTGACCGGGACGACTTGCAACGTTGGGAAAAGTGAAGACAGAGAAAGACTGGTTAACATG ACAGTGGAACATTGTGGAGGTATAGACATCCTGGTCTCGAACGCAGCAGTCAACCCTTTCTTTGGAAACATCATGGACTCCACAGCAGCAGTCTGGGATAAG ATCCTGGATGTGAATGTTAAGGCAGCCTTTCTTATGACCCAACTGGTGGTGCCTCACATGgagaagagggg GGGCGGGAGTGTTGTGTTTGTGTCCTCTGTCGCCGGCTACCAGCCTATGCAG GCCCTGGGTCCTTACAGTGTGAGTAAGACGGCCCTATTAGGACTAACCAGAGCCTTGGCCCCTGAACTGGCCCAGAGCCACATCCGGGTCAACTGTGTGGCCCCCGGCGTCATCAAGACCCGCTTCAGCCAAGCA TTGTGGCAGGACGAAGACATTGTGGACGAGTTCAAGAAGCAGCTTAGCATTAAAAG GGTTGGGGAGCCAGAGGAGATCGGTGGAGTGATCGCCTTCCTGTGCTCTAAGGACGCGTCCTACATCACTGGAGAGACCATCACTGTGACTGGAGGAATGAGCTGCAGGTTGTGA